From Deinococcus wulumuqiensis R12, one genomic window encodes:
- a CDS encoding anhydro-N-acetylmuramic acid kinase, giving the protein MSRAPRVLGLMSGTSADGIDAALLELPGWPALGDFAARHGQAFPALTAFPAGEPRGRVVAHTFTPYSSERRERVLHAMRGEANSAELTQLHWELGAALAEAARELAPQADLIASHGQTVQHHPRPDPARGWARPATLQLGEAAVIAEETGKPVVSDFRPADLAAGGVGAPLVPFADWAMFAEDGTSRAVLNVGGLANVTFLPGLDAGGVVAFDTGPGNCLLDELAGQLGQSCDEDGRLAAQGREDAATLERWLAHPELSAPPPKATGREVWTLSRLPAPTPGLSLPDLAATAARLTARSIAGALRFLPAPPDEVVIAGGGARNPTLRRLLGEELGGLPLRTFNDLGWDACGWADATREAAAFAFLGYAHAQGWPNTLAQTTGARRAVSGGKLTPAPFSTPFTPSKDTCP; this is encoded by the coding sequence GTGAGCCGTGCGCCGCGCGTCCTCGGCCTGATGAGCGGCACGAGCGCCGACGGCATCGACGCCGCGCTGCTCGAACTTCCCGGCTGGCCCGCGCTGGGTGACTTTGCGGCGCGGCACGGACAGGCGTTTCCGGCGCTGACGGCCTTTCCTGCCGGGGAGCCGCGTGGCCGGGTCGTCGCCCACACCTTTACCCCTTACTCCTCCGAGCGGCGGGAGCGGGTGCTGCACGCCATGCGGGGCGAGGCGAACAGCGCCGAACTCACGCAACTGCACTGGGAGCTGGGCGCGGCGCTGGCGGAGGCGGCCCGCGAACTCGCGCCGCAGGCCGACCTGATTGCCAGTCACGGCCAGACGGTGCAGCACCACCCCCGGCCCGACCCGGCACGCGGCTGGGCGCGGCCCGCCACCCTGCAACTCGGGGAAGCGGCGGTGATTGCCGAGGAGACAGGCAAGCCGGTGGTGTCCGACTTCCGCCCGGCCGACCTCGCGGCGGGGGGCGTGGGAGCGCCGCTGGTGCCCTTCGCGGACTGGGCCATGTTTGCCGAGGACGGAACAAGCCGCGCCGTGCTCAATGTGGGCGGACTGGCGAACGTCACCTTTTTGCCCGGTCTGGACGCGGGCGGCGTGGTGGCCTTCGACACCGGCCCCGGCAACTGCCTGCTCGACGAACTCGCCGGGCAACTGGGCCAGAGCTGCGACGAGGACGGCAGGCTGGCCGCGCAGGGTCGTGAGGACGCCGCGACGCTGGAGCGCTGGCTGGCGCACCCCGAGCTGAGTGCGCCCCCGCCCAAGGCCACCGGGCGCGAGGTGTGGACCCTCTCACGGCTGCCCGCCCCCACCCCCGGCCTGTCGCTGCCCGACCTCGCCGCCACCGCCGCCCGCCTGACCGCCCGCAGCATTGCCGGAGCACTGCGCTTTTTGCCTGCCCCGCCGGACGAAGTCGTCATCGCCGGGGGCGGGGCCAGAAACCCCACGCTGCGGCGCCTGCTTGGGGAAGAACTCGGCGGGCTTCCGCTGCGCACCTTCAACGACCTCGGCTGGGACGCCTGCGGCTGGGCCGACGCCACCCGCGAGGCCGCCGCCTTCGCCTTTCTCGGCTACGCCCACGCGCAGGGCTGGCCCAACACCTTGGCGCAGACGACGGGAGCGCGGCGGGCGGTCAGCGGCGGCAAACTGACGCCCGCTCCCTTTTCCACCCCGTTTACTCCCTCAAAGGACACCTGCCCATGA
- a CDS encoding GntR family transcriptional regulator, which produces MALPASPAPVSPAPDPPAWWVALDPGNAAPAYVQLAQGLRQRIESGELAPGSALPAERELAAHLGVSRVTLRQGLSLLEAEGLLRRRRGSGTFVSGPAPASRQLGLLSSFSDEVRAQGGVPGARVLQFARTRPAPQEALSLGLAPGAEVYRLRRLRTSDGEPMAVEQSTLPAALVGPLTPADVTDASLYALLSARQLAPARALRHLRAQNADAELAALLGVEKGAALLTTERVSWLADGRPVEYARACYRGDRSDFVMELRGEGA; this is translated from the coding sequence GTGGCCCTGCCTGCTTCACCTGCCCCTGTCTCCCCCGCGCCCGACCCGCCCGCGTGGTGGGTGGCGCTGGACCCCGGCAACGCGGCCCCCGCCTACGTGCAACTCGCGCAGGGGCTGCGCCAGCGCATCGAGAGCGGCGAGCTGGCCCCGGGCAGCGCCCTGCCCGCCGAACGCGAACTGGCCGCACACCTCGGCGTGTCGCGGGTCACGCTACGCCAGGGGCTGAGCCTGCTGGAAGCCGAGGGGCTGCTGCGGCGCAGGCGGGGGAGCGGCACCTTCGTTTCCGGGCCTGCGCCCGCCTCGCGCCAGCTCGGGCTGCTGAGTTCCTTTTCGGACGAGGTGCGGGCGCAGGGCGGCGTGCCGGGAGCGCGGGTGCTTCAGTTTGCCCGCACCCGTCCGGCTCCCCAGGAAGCGCTGAGCCTCGGCCTCGCGCCGGGAGCGGAGGTCTACCGCCTGCGCCGCCTGCGCACCTCCGACGGCGAGCCGATGGCGGTGGAGCAGAGCACGCTGCCCGCCGCGCTGGTCGGCCCCCTGACCCCGGCAGACGTGACCGACGCCAGCCTCTACGCCCTGCTGAGCGCCCGGCAGCTTGCCCCGGCCCGCGCCCTGCGGCACCTGCGGGCACAGAACGCCGACGCCGAACTCGCCGCGCTGCTGGGGGTCGAAAAGGGCGCGGCGCTGCTCACCACCGAGCGGGTGTCGTGGCTGGCGGACGGGCGCCCGGTGGAGTACGCCCGCGCCTGCTACCGGGGCGACCGCTCCGACTTCGTGATGGAACTGCGCGGAGAAGGCGCGTGA
- a CDS encoding ABC transporter substrate-binding protein, which yields MPKRTTFVLLSLALLGGSALAAPKKVSGYGSLGVTTGKPGGTFTLALGDSPQSLFYYGAIDNNLGLISQQLFDGLVEFNLATYKLEPALAESWTVSNGGKTYTFKLRQGVKWSDGQTFNADDVVFTYKNFIMNPEARAGDAGNFKLDGQPVTIKKVSDYVVQFDLPRPAPAFLLQQRYFIMPQHKLGKFTGADVNKAWPTNVSESEVVGTGPFKLSRYTAGQKVTLTRNPNSWKVDAKGTKLPYLNTLEFLILRDPQAQVSQFLAGNLDQLNISGAQFPDLKQKEVAGAKFKVIRSTALFGSPPFVAYNFDAKDPALAKLFSDVRFRRAMQSALNRERIIDTVYNGLASLPGHGVAPANKAFYANTTRQLGSFDLAAANKALDALGLSKKNSAGIRLMSNGKPLEFDLTYGTDSPVYPPMAAIIQSDFAKVGVKVNLRGILSSKLLSTGQSGNWEMILHAFGDQPDPELRRPIWQPGGALYYWHRSLMPAQEGNKPNVAKMFPWEKEIYNIFDDASTTTDAGKRKALYTRWQLNFAQNLPVTPIAKPENIGAISDRYGNYVYNLGVIPGYNPVPLIFQK from the coding sequence ATGCCCAAGCGCACCACGTTCGTCCTTCTCAGCCTGGCCCTCCTGGGCGGCAGCGCCCTCGCCGCACCCAAGAAAGTCAGCGGCTACGGCTCCCTCGGCGTCACCACCGGCAAGCCCGGCGGCACCTTCACGCTGGCCCTGGGTGACAGCCCGCAGAGCCTCTTTTACTACGGCGCCATCGACAACAACCTCGGCCTGATTTCGCAGCAGCTGTTCGACGGGCTGGTCGAGTTCAACCTCGCCACCTACAAGCTCGAACCCGCGCTGGCCGAAAGCTGGACGGTCAGCAACGGCGGCAAGACCTACACCTTCAAGCTGCGCCAGGGCGTCAAGTGGTCCGACGGCCAGACCTTCAACGCCGACGACGTGGTGTTCACCTACAAGAACTTCATCATGAACCCCGAGGCCCGCGCCGGGGACGCCGGAAACTTCAAGCTCGACGGGCAGCCCGTGACCATCAAGAAGGTCAGCGACTACGTGGTGCAGTTCGACCTGCCGCGCCCCGCGCCCGCCTTCCTCCTCCAGCAGCGGTACTTCATCATGCCGCAGCACAAGCTGGGCAAATTCACCGGCGCGGACGTGAACAAGGCGTGGCCCACCAACGTCAGCGAATCCGAAGTGGTCGGCACCGGCCCCTTCAAGCTCAGCCGGTACACGGCGGGGCAAAAAGTCACGCTCACCAGGAACCCCAACTCCTGGAAGGTGGACGCCAAGGGCACCAAACTGCCTTACCTCAACACCCTCGAATTCCTGATTCTGCGTGACCCGCAGGCGCAGGTGTCGCAGTTCCTCGCCGGAAACCTCGACCAGCTCAACATTTCCGGTGCCCAGTTCCCCGACCTCAAGCAGAAGGAAGTCGCGGGCGCCAAGTTCAAGGTCATCCGCTCGACGGCACTGTTCGGCAGCCCGCCCTTCGTGGCCTACAACTTCGATGCCAAGGACCCCGCCCTCGCCAAACTGTTCAGCGACGTGCGTTTCCGCCGCGCCATGCAGAGCGCCCTGAACCGCGAGCGCATCATCGACACCGTATACAACGGCCTCGCCAGCCTGCCCGGTCACGGCGTCGCTCCTGCGAACAAGGCGTTCTACGCCAACACCACCCGGCAGCTCGGCAGCTTCGACCTCGCCGCCGCGAACAAGGCGCTCGACGCCCTGGGCCTGAGCAAGAAGAACAGCGCGGGCATCCGCCTGATGAGTAACGGCAAGCCGCTGGAGTTCGACCTCACCTACGGCACCGACTCGCCCGTGTACCCGCCGATGGCCGCCATCATCCAGAGCGACTTCGCCAAGGTGGGCGTCAAGGTGAACCTGAGGGGCATCCTCAGCAGCAAGCTGCTCTCGACGGGGCAGAGCGGCAACTGGGAAATGATTCTGCACGCCTTCGGCGACCAGCCCGACCCCGAACTGCGCCGTCCCATCTGGCAGCCCGGCGGGGCGCTGTACTACTGGCACCGTTCTCTCATGCCCGCGCAGGAAGGCAACAAGCCCAACGTCGCCAAGATGTTTCCCTGGGAAAAGGAAATCTACAACATCTTCGACGACGCCTCGACCACCACTGATGCGGGCAAGCGCAAGGCGCTCTACACCCGCTGGCAGCTCAACTTTGCCCAGAACCTGCCGGTCACGCCCATCGCCAAGCCCGAAAACATCGGGGCCATCAGCGACAGGTACGGCAACTACGTGTACAACCTCGGCGTGATTCCCGGTTACAACCCGGTGCCGCTGATTTTCCAGAAGTGA
- a CDS encoding IS4 family transposase, with protein sequence MTTFHPLQAEQWALKHFGAVDLGDRRRNQRAVRIAQGMASRSGKSIPKLFDRRADVKAAYTFMSRKEATPERLQTPHRNHVRAALGQAGTFLLLEDSSEFIWSRHQETPGLGRTGDLRSPVRQGFTLHTTLAVKWQKPHQQSGQRLPVQVLGILDQEYYLRQPAPTASESDAERRQRENKESALWTRATERIGKGPDDQDVRWVRVCDRGADIEVFMRGVIAQGQGFVVRAAQNRRLLDPNARTRECIGHVFEAARAASPLGSYTIDLRGRKGQKARAAHVEVSVVRAYLWPTPMAGGQGKPRQEGIRVSIVRVAEKPSDDVKEPLEWMLLTDADIETFEEAHEVALQYQARWLVEEFHKGLKTGLGAERLQLEAGQRLKAMISMMSVVATRLLALREDSRERPNDPAQSAGLSAVELQVLSKVLKRQLKTVQDVILALGRLGGHMNRKSDGLPGWQALWEGMNMLQVYVEGYKLART encoded by the coding sequence GTGACGACCTTTCACCCGCTACAGGCAGAGCAATGGGCACTGAAGCACTTTGGTGCTGTGGATCTTGGAGATCGGCGTAGAAATCAACGAGCAGTACGCATTGCGCAGGGGATGGCTTCCCGATCCGGGAAGTCCATCCCCAAGCTTTTTGACCGTAGAGCAGATGTCAAAGCGGCGTATACCTTCATGTCACGCAAGGAGGCAACCCCTGAGCGCCTTCAAACACCTCACCGCAACCATGTACGCGCAGCACTGGGGCAGGCAGGAACCTTCTTGCTGCTTGAAGACAGCAGCGAATTCATCTGGTCACGACATCAGGAGACTCCCGGCCTTGGGCGGACCGGGGATCTCAGATCCCCGGTTCGGCAGGGGTTTACCCTCCACACGACACTTGCTGTGAAATGGCAAAAACCCCATCAGCAAAGTGGGCAACGGCTTCCCGTTCAGGTTCTGGGCATACTCGATCAGGAGTATTACCTCCGGCAACCCGCACCCACAGCGTCAGAGAGCGACGCTGAGCGACGCCAGCGGGAAAACAAGGAAAGTGCGTTGTGGACAAGAGCAACTGAACGCATCGGAAAAGGGCCGGACGACCAAGACGTTCGATGGGTCAGAGTCTGTGACAGAGGGGCAGATATTGAGGTCTTTATGCGTGGCGTCATCGCTCAAGGACAGGGTTTCGTTGTCAGGGCAGCCCAAAACCGGCGGCTTCTTGATCCGAATGCCCGCACACGGGAGTGCATTGGGCATGTCTTTGAGGCAGCCAGGGCTGCCTCGCCGCTTGGAAGTTACACCATAGACCTTCGAGGGAGAAAAGGTCAGAAAGCACGTGCTGCACACGTTGAAGTGAGTGTTGTTCGTGCGTACCTTTGGCCGACACCAATGGCGGGTGGTCAAGGTAAACCTCGTCAGGAAGGGATACGGGTCAGCATTGTTCGTGTGGCAGAAAAGCCTTCGGATGACGTGAAAGAACCGTTGGAATGGATGCTGCTCACGGATGCCGACATTGAGACCTTTGAGGAAGCGCACGAAGTGGCGCTTCAGTACCAGGCCCGTTGGCTGGTGGAAGAGTTTCATAAAGGGTTGAAGACGGGCCTGGGAGCAGAGCGGCTCCAGTTGGAAGCGGGTCAGCGTCTCAAAGCCATGATTTCGATGATGAGTGTGGTGGCCACAAGGTTACTCGCGCTACGCGAGGATTCACGAGAACGCCCAAATGATCCAGCTCAGAGCGCTGGGTTGAGTGCCGTCGAACTTCAGGTGCTGAGCAAGGTTTTGAAACGGCAACTGAAGACTGTGCAGGACGTCATTTTGGCATTGGGAAGGTTGGGAGGACATATGAACCGAAAAAGCGATGGCCTGCCAGGGTGGCAGGCCTTGTGGGAGGGAATGAATATGCTTCAGGTCTATGTCGAGGGGTATAAGTTAGCTCGCACCTAA
- a CDS encoding ABC transporter permease, giving the protein MLNYTLRRILGMIPTLLVISVICFAVIKLQPGSFVDQYLEDPRFSRETVENITRQLGLNEPAWKQYLTWITGVVTRLDFGYSFASGAPVTSIIGERLGWTVFIAGLTLLLTWVIAVPLGIYTAFNRHGIPAQIANFLGYVGLAIPDFLAALLLVVLVRQLGGTNVGGLFSPDMIDAPWSFAKVMDLLAHLWIPVLAVGLEGVAGLMRQMRASTLDVLGQDYVRTAKAKGLPQNRVVWKHAVRNAVNPLISLAGLSLPTLISGTIIISIVMSLPTIGPLLYDSLLNKDQYTAMTLLMLSAFLLLIGNLLSDLALAWADPRVRYS; this is encoded by the coding sequence ATGCTGAACTACACTCTCCGCCGCATCCTCGGCATGATTCCCACGCTGCTCGTGATTTCGGTGATTTGCTTCGCCGTCATCAAATTGCAGCCCGGTTCCTTCGTGGACCAGTACCTTGAAGACCCCCGCTTTTCCAGGGAAACGGTCGAAAACATCACCCGGCAGCTCGGCCTGAACGAACCCGCCTGGAAGCAGTACCTGACCTGGATCACGGGCGTGGTCACGCGGCTGGACTTCGGGTATTCCTTCGCCTCCGGTGCGCCGGTCACGTCCATTATCGGGGAAAGGCTGGGCTGGACGGTCTTTATCGCCGGGCTGACCCTGCTGCTGACCTGGGTCATCGCGGTGCCGCTGGGCATCTACACGGCGTTCAACCGCCACGGGATTCCGGCGCAGATCGCCAACTTTCTGGGATACGTGGGTCTCGCCATTCCCGACTTTCTGGCGGCGCTGCTGCTGGTGGTGCTGGTGCGGCAGCTCGGCGGAACCAACGTGGGCGGGCTGTTCAGCCCCGACATGATCGACGCGCCCTGGTCCTTCGCCAAGGTGATGGACCTGCTCGCACACCTCTGGATTCCGGTGCTGGCGGTGGGCCTGGAAGGCGTGGCGGGCCTGATGCGCCAGATGCGGGCGAGTACGCTCGACGTGCTGGGGCAGGACTACGTGCGCACCGCCAAGGCCAAGGGGCTGCCCCAGAACCGCGTGGTCTGGAAACACGCCGTGCGCAACGCCGTCAACCCCCTCATCAGCCTCGCCGGGCTGAGCCTACCCACGCTCATCAGCGGCACCATCATCATCTCCATCGTCATGAGCCTGCCCACCATCGGGCCGCTGCTGTACGACTCGCTGCTCAACAAGGACCAGTACACCGCCATGACCCTGCTGATGCTCTCGGCCTTCTTGCTGCTCATCGGCAACCTGCTGTCCGACCTCGCGCTGGCGTGGGCCGACCCGCGCGTGAGGTACTCGTGA
- a CDS encoding ABC transporter permease produces MSGGPETRTPLQMAWRRYRKSRPGVIAGWVLIALYVIALLSPFLAPYNITAQHEGYEYQRPQTVHLLHQGRLQRPFVYGSKTERDPVTFAKKTVPDTTTPIPIQFFVKGEPYSFLGVKADRHLFGVPDGKNEYGETAPRYFFPFGTDQLGRDLFSRTLVGAQVSMTVGVIGVLISFAIGIVLGGVSGYFGGWVDTLIQRVVEVLLSFPRLPILLALATLIPARWPSTWVYTGIVAVLALIGWASLARVVRGQVLSARGLDYVSAAQALGASNLRVILRHITPNLSSFLLVTATLALPGYILGESTLSFLGLGIKEPMTSWGLLLRDASKLEVVSSYPWLLWPGLFVFISVLAFNFMGDALRDAADTQSR; encoded by the coding sequence GTGAGCGGCGGCCCCGAAACCCGGACCCCGCTCCAGATGGCGTGGCGGCGTTACCGCAAGTCGCGGCCCGGTGTGATTGCCGGGTGGGTGCTCATCGCGCTGTACGTCATTGCGCTGCTCTCGCCGTTTCTGGCGCCCTACAACATCACTGCCCAGCACGAGGGCTACGAGTACCAGCGCCCGCAGACGGTGCATCTCCTTCACCAGGGCCGTTTGCAGCGCCCCTTCGTCTACGGCTCCAAGACCGAGCGCGACCCGGTCACGTTCGCCAAAAAGACCGTGCCCGACACGACCACGCCCATTCCCATTCAGTTCTTCGTGAAGGGCGAACCCTATTCCTTTCTGGGGGTAAAGGCCGACCGCCACCTCTTCGGCGTGCCCGACGGCAAAAACGAGTACGGCGAGACAGCTCCGCGCTACTTCTTTCCCTTCGGCACCGACCAATTGGGCCGCGACCTGTTTTCGCGCACGCTGGTGGGCGCCCAGGTGAGCATGACGGTGGGCGTCATCGGCGTGCTGATTTCCTTCGCCATCGGCATCGTGCTCGGCGGGGTCAGCGGCTACTTTGGCGGCTGGGTGGACACCCTGATTCAGCGCGTGGTCGAGGTGCTGCTCTCCTTCCCACGCCTGCCGATTCTGCTCGCCCTCGCCACCCTGATTCCGGCCCGCTGGCCCTCGACCTGGGTCTACACCGGCATCGTGGCGGTGCTGGCGCTGATCGGCTGGGCGAGCCTCGCCCGTGTGGTGCGCGGTCAGGTGCTCTCGGCGCGGGGCCTGGATTACGTATCGGCGGCGCAGGCCCTGGGCGCGTCCAACCTGCGCGTGATTTTGCGCCACATCACGCCCAACCTCAGTTCTTTTCTGCTGGTCACGGCGACTCTGGCGCTGCCGGGCTACATCCTGGGCGAAAGCACCCTCAGTTTTCTGGGCCTGGGCATCAAGGAACCCATGACCAGCTGGGGCCTGCTGCTGCGCGACGCCAGCAAACTCGAAGTCGTGAGCAGCTATCCCTGGCTGCTGTGGCCGGGGCTGTTCGTGTTCATCAGTGTTCTTGCCTTCAACTTCATGGGTGACGCGCTGCGTGACGCGGCGGACACCCAGAGCCGCTGA
- a CDS encoding glycoside hydrolase family 10 protein — translation MSKSRSLSALLLGALLLSACGQNLSGPQPEPQPQPQPEPQPEPQPNPDASGPVRGLWVDAFGAGIKTPEEVTQLVDTARAMNVNTLYVQVGRRGDCYCNNAAMPRTDDPEVPAGFDPLADVIAKAHAKDIRVNAWIITTALWNSATPPQSPDHAFNTHGPDAKGRDNWLTVKADGTLKAGNDWVMDPGHPDAAAYIRNMYVSVAKNYDVDGIQFDRVRYPDYNPVGGPVQWGYNETALERYRAETGATGTPDPADPQWSAWRRQQVTNLVRETALAVKAVKPGVAIAAATITYGAGPADEAAFAASRPYAEVGQDWLTWVKAGYLDQNVMMNYKRDFNPVQSQWFYQWNTFAAGLQARYPHTEQVSGAAIYLNDIPSTLNQIRKTQAAGLGWAGYSYRTPDRDVNEGKRTAAEVLADLRVRLTEKDGPFPTFVPHAPLQPSRVRGLSGELRAAQPGNHKVELLGAGGEVVATTFSDGQGRYGFLNVPQGALSLRVDGKTMLPTLQVIPGRVTLLEPLTLN, via the coding sequence ATGTCGAAGTCCCGTTCCCTGTCCGCCCTGTTGCTCGGCGCCCTGCTGCTGTCCGCCTGCGGCCAGAACCTGTCCGGCCCTCAGCCCGAGCCGCAGCCCCAACCCCAGCCCGAACCCCAGCCCGAACCCCAGCCGAACCCCGACGCGAGCGGCCCGGTGCGCGGCCTGTGGGTGGACGCCTTCGGCGCCGGCATCAAGACGCCCGAGGAAGTCACGCAACTGGTGGACACCGCCCGCGCCATGAACGTCAACACCCTGTACGTGCAGGTGGGGCGCCGGGGGGACTGCTACTGCAACAACGCCGCCATGCCGCGCACCGACGACCCCGAAGTGCCGGCGGGCTTCGACCCCCTGGCCGACGTGATTGCCAAGGCGCACGCGAAAGACATCCGGGTCAACGCCTGGATCATCACCACGGCGCTGTGGAACAGTGCGACGCCGCCCCAGAGTCCGGACCACGCCTTCAACACGCACGGGCCGGACGCCAAGGGCCGCGACAACTGGCTGACCGTCAAGGCCGACGGCACCCTGAAAGCGGGCAACGACTGGGTAATGGACCCCGGCCACCCCGACGCCGCCGCGTACATCAGGAACATGTACGTCAGCGTGGCGAAAAACTACGACGTGGACGGCATTCAGTTCGACCGTGTGCGCTACCCCGACTACAACCCGGTGGGCGGCCCGGTGCAGTGGGGCTACAACGAAACGGCGCTGGAGCGTTACCGTGCCGAAACGGGCGCGACCGGAACGCCCGACCCCGCCGACCCGCAGTGGAGCGCGTGGCGCCGCCAGCAGGTGACGAACCTGGTGCGCGAAACCGCGCTGGCGGTCAAGGCCGTCAAGCCCGGCGTGGCGATTGCCGCCGCCACCATCACCTACGGCGCAGGGCCTGCCGACGAAGCCGCCTTCGCCGCGTCGCGTCCCTACGCCGAGGTTGGGCAGGACTGGTTGACCTGGGTCAAGGCCGGATACCTCGACCAGAACGTGATGATGAACTACAAGCGCGACTTCAACCCGGTGCAGTCGCAGTGGTTCTACCAGTGGAACACCTTCGCGGCGGGCTTGCAGGCCCGGTACCCCCACACCGAGCAGGTCAGCGGCGCGGCCATCTACCTCAACGACATTCCCAGCACCCTCAACCAGATTCGCAAGACGCAGGCGGCGGGCCTGGGCTGGGCGGGCTACTCCTACCGCACCCCCGACAGGGACGTGAACGAGGGCAAGCGCACGGCGGCGGAGGTGCTCGCCGACCTGAGGGTGCGCCTGACCGAGAAAGACGGTCCTTTCCCGACCTTCGTGCCTCACGCCCCCCTGCAACCCAGCCGGGTGCGCGGCCTGAGCGGCGAACTGCGGGCAGCGCAACCCGGCAACCACAAGGTCGAACTGCTCGGTGCGGGCGGTGAGGTCGTCGCCACCACCTTCAGCGACGGTCAGGGCCGCTACGGATTCCTGAACGTGCCGCAGGGCGCCCTGTCGCTGCGCGTGGACGGCAAGACGATGCTCCCCACGCTGCAAGTGATCCCGGGCCGCGTGACCCTGTTGGAGCCGCTCACACTGAACTGA
- a CDS encoding helix-turn-helix domain-containing protein, with protein sequence MKALVPLPHLTADELLQRQRRASTADERDRWFALRTLTQQPQTSRTALLEQLGRSRRWLSALINRYNEHGPEAVTDHRKGRAGQPPVLNAEQRAALGATLQSPPDGGGEWTARKVAEWITDQTGRSINPSTAWLYLKRLGHSGQKSRSAHPKAANQEEQTGQQNGSRRRAKSGQGTSRTSESSGAGTKRGPVRETASE encoded by the coding sequence ATGAAGGCCCTGGTTCCTCTCCCGCATCTGACTGCCGACGAGCTGTTGCAGCGTCAACGTCGCGCCAGCACCGCCGACGAGCGTGACCGCTGGTTCGCTCTGCGGACACTGACCCAGCAGCCTCAGACCTCGCGCACGGCCCTTCTGGAGCAGTTGGGCCGTTCCAGACGGTGGCTCTCCGCGCTCATCAACCGGTACAACGAACACGGCCCCGAAGCGGTGACCGACCACCGAAAGGGTCGAGCAGGCCAGCCGCCCGTCCTGAACGCCGAACAGCGGGCAGCGCTGGGGGCCACGTTGCAGTCTCCCCCCGACGGCGGCGGTGAATGGACGGCCCGTAAAGTCGCCGAGTGGATTACCGACCAGACGGGCCGAAGCATAAATCCGTCTACCGCCTGGCTTTATCTCAAGCGCCTCGGGCATTCGGGGCAAAAAAGCCGTTCGGCACACCCGAAAGCCGCCAACCAGGAGGAGCAGACCGGGCAGCAGAACGGCTCCAGGCGCCGGGCGAAAAGCGGCCAAGGCACTTCCCGAACAAGCGAAAGTTCGGGTGCCGGGACGAAGCGCGGCCCGGTCCGCGAAACAGCCTCCGAGTAG
- a CDS encoding N-acetylglucosamine kinase has translation MPCHTPPAPSPTRLPPLALGLDAGGSGTQWALLRGAERVASGTVAPLTAALLGTPAGEAALHSLRGVLPALPQRLHAGLPGLSAGSAQAEAARAHLAAALGLSARQVSVEGDLDLAYRAHFAPGEGVLIYAGTGSIAYHVTTSGQTLRAGGRGYRIGDDGAGASLGRGALRHVTDALDFGQGATGPLAEEVAAVTGGLDWDTLRSFVYAAPGASALARLAPAVGRAADRGDAAALELLRGAATSLAELGRRVQVRAGPLPLRATGGALRVSPLFPELLRGLLPGVDIEWRDHAEAAARAAQTAQRTATTG, from the coding sequence ATGCCCTGCCACACGCCGCCTGCGCCGTCGCCTACTCGCCTGCCGCCCCTCGCCCTCGGTCTGGACGCGGGCGGCAGTGGAACGCAGTGGGCGCTGCTGCGCGGCGCTGAGCGGGTGGCTTCGGGCACGGTGGCTCCCCTGACCGCCGCGCTGCTGGGGACGCCAGCGGGCGAGGCCGCCCTGCACAGTCTGCGCGGCGTGCTTCCGGCGCTGCCCCAGCGGCTCCACGCCGGACTCCCCGGCCTGAGCGCGGGGTCGGCCCAGGCAGAGGCGGCGCGGGCGCACCTCGCCGCCGCGCTGGGCCTGTCTGCGCGGCAGGTCAGTGTGGAAGGCGACCTCGACCTCGCCTACCGCGCCCATTTCGCGCCGGGTGAGGGCGTCCTGATCTACGCGGGCACCGGGAGCATCGCCTACCACGTCACCACCAGCGGTCAGACGCTGCGGGCGGGGGGCCGGGGCTACCGCATCGGGGACGACGGGGCCGGAGCCAGCCTGGGGCGGGGGGCGCTGCGCCACGTCACCGACGCGCTCGATTTCGGGCAGGGGGCAACCGGGCCGCTGGCCGAGGAAGTCGCCGCCGTGACCGGGGGCCTCGACTGGGACACCCTGCGCTCCTTCGTGTACGCCGCGCCGGGGGCTTCGGCCCTCGCCCGGCTCGCTCCGGCGGTGGGCCGGGCGGCGGACCGGGGAGACGCGGCGGCGCTGGAGTTGTTGCGCGGGGCCGCCACTTCCCTGGCCGAACTCGGGCGCCGGGTGCAGGTGCGGGCCGGTCCCCTGCCCCTGCGGGCGACGGGCGGCGCCCTGCGCGTCAGTCCACTCTTTCCCGAACTCCTGCGCGGTCTTCTGCCCGGCGTGGACATCGAGTGGCGCGACCACGCCGAGGCGGCGGCGCGGGCCGCGCAGACCGCTCAGCGCACCGCCACCACCGGCTGA